From a region of the Paenibacillus lutimineralis genome:
- a CDS encoding FAD-dependent oxidoreductase: MRKEVIKSDITVIGGGLAGVSAAVAAARLGRTVSLIQNRPVLGGNSSSEVRVWVCGATAHGTNRYARETGIMGELFLENQYRNIDGNPYIWDMILLETVRAEPNIRLFLNTDVHEVEAKGDAGCRIIRSVTGWMMGSERRIRFESGMFLDCTGDGLVGFLAGAKYRIGREAKEEYNEDWAPQVADDITLGSTMFFYTKDAGLPVKFIPPSFAIDITKTTIPLKRVIRSGDNGCAYWWIEWGGEMDTVHDNERIRDELWAVIYGIWDYIKNSGKFDADNMTLEWVGSIPGKREYRRFLGDYVLNQNDIVEQRQFEDGVAFGGWSIDLHPPQGMYSVESGSKHLHADGVYHIPFRSLYSVNVNNLMMAGRDISASHVAFGTTRVMGTCAVIGEAAGTGAALCADKGIFPRELYQTHMRELQQTLLRQGASIIGFRNEDPDDLARSARLAASSTLTQLNVQKSVESYQLNTDIGLLLPVDPELTGIDLLVDAAEDTTLELELWDTGRGENYVPHTMKTAVSTPLTKGVGQWAKLHLHWKPDASQNAFLIIKANEQITLHLSDEPQSGVLVFEKGPQPIVSPDFGDQQPAQPVVQWNMRPFVRKSICFRLLSPTHAFAPDKVIDGYHRPYAGPHLWSSASLQEDSPEWLELSWPAPVTIRTVHLAFNDDVNEDLINLHHHRTPFEAIPELVKDYRLQAYIDGEWVTVAEVRNNRKRRAVHTLDRSLSSERLRLVVDATNGCPRAEIIEIRVCG, encoded by the coding sequence ATGAGAAAGGAAGTTATAAAGTCAGATATTACAGTGATTGGCGGTGGCTTGGCAGGAGTGAGCGCAGCTGTTGCCGCTGCCCGTTTGGGCAGGACAGTATCACTAATTCAGAACCGTCCGGTACTAGGCGGAAATTCGAGCAGCGAGGTACGAGTTTGGGTGTGCGGAGCTACCGCTCATGGAACGAATCGTTATGCACGAGAGACCGGCATCATGGGCGAGCTATTCCTTGAGAACCAATATCGCAATATCGACGGGAACCCATATATTTGGGACATGATTTTGCTGGAAACTGTACGCGCGGAGCCTAATATCCGCTTGTTTTTGAATACCGATGTCCATGAAGTGGAGGCCAAAGGCGATGCGGGATGCAGGATCATCCGTTCTGTTACCGGTTGGATGATGGGCTCTGAGCGGCGTATTCGTTTTGAAAGCGGTATGTTCCTGGATTGTACGGGCGATGGATTGGTCGGTTTTCTGGCCGGGGCCAAGTATCGCATTGGTCGAGAGGCGAAGGAAGAGTATAACGAGGATTGGGCACCGCAGGTTGCAGATGACATCACGCTGGGAAGTACGATGTTCTTCTATACGAAGGATGCGGGGCTTCCGGTAAAGTTTATACCGCCAAGCTTTGCAATAGATATAACGAAGACGACCATTCCATTGAAGCGCGTTATTCGCAGTGGCGATAACGGATGTGCTTATTGGTGGATCGAGTGGGGCGGGGAAATGGATACGGTTCACGACAATGAGCGGATCCGCGACGAGTTGTGGGCGGTGATTTATGGCATCTGGGACTATATTAAAAATTCCGGCAAATTCGATGCCGACAATATGACGCTGGAGTGGGTGGGCTCGATTCCGGGCAAACGGGAGTACCGCCGTTTCCTTGGCGATTATGTGCTTAACCAGAACGATATTGTGGAGCAGCGCCAGTTCGAAGATGGCGTAGCTTTCGGCGGATGGTCTATCGATTTGCACCCTCCACAAGGGATGTATTCGGTGGAAAGCGGATCTAAGCATTTGCATGCGGATGGGGTCTATCATATTCCGTTCCGTTCACTGTATTCCGTCAACGTGAACAATCTGATGATGGCCGGACGTGATATCAGCGCTTCGCATGTGGCGTTTGGAACGACCCGTGTGATGGGGACATGCGCAGTTATTGGTGAAGCCGCCGGCACCGGGGCGGCTTTATGCGCAGATAAGGGGATCTTCCCGCGTGAGCTCTACCAGACTCATATGCGGGAACTTCAGCAAACACTGCTTCGCCAGGGGGCGTCCATCATCGGTTTCCGCAATGAGGATCCGGACGATTTGGCAAGGAGTGCCCGATTAGCAGCCTCCAGCACATTGACGCAGCTAAATGTGCAGAAATCGGTTGAATCCTATCAACTAAACACCGATATCGGCTTGCTCTTGCCAGTTGATCCGGAACTGACAGGAATTGATCTGCTTGTTGATGCGGCAGAGGACACGACGCTGGAGCTGGAGCTATGGGATACTGGGCGTGGTGAAAACTATGTCCCGCATACGATGAAGACGGCGGTGTCGACTCCGTTAACGAAAGGAGTGGGGCAGTGGGCTAAGCTGCACTTACATTGGAAGCCGGACGCTTCACAGAACGCTTTTCTTATCATTAAAGCAAATGAGCAAATTACCTTGCATTTGTCTGATGAGCCGCAATCTGGGGTGCTTGTGTTCGAGAAAGGTCCACAGCCTATCGTATCTCCGGACTTCGGCGATCAACAGCCAGCTCAGCCGGTTGTGCAGTGGAATATGCGCCCGTTTGTCCGCAAGTCCATCTGCTTCCGTCTTCTCTCGCCGACACATGCCTTTGCGCCCGATAAGGTGATCGACGGTTATCATCGGCCGTATGCGGGGCCGCATCTGTGGTCGTCCGCCTCGTTGCAGGAGGACTCGCCGGAGTGGCTGGAGCTAAGTTGGCCGGCACCGGTCACCATTCGCACGGTGCATCTGGCATTTAACGATGATGTGAATGAGGATCTGATCAATCTACATCATCACCGCACACCGTTTGAGGCAATTCCAGAATTGGTCAAGGATTACCGATTGCAGGCTTATATAGATGGTGAATGGGTCACCGTTGCCGAAGTCCGAAATAACCGGAAGCGCAGAGCAGTGCATACACTGGATCGATCGCTTTCTTCGGAACGGCTCCGCTTGGTGGTGGATGCAACCAACGGTTGCCCCCGGGCAGAGATTATAGAGATACGTGTGTGCGGATAG
- a CDS encoding helix-turn-helix domain-containing protein, translating into MSGDGMRSDFAIRLVTHLYWIKKEAFALERDIYSYWTIFAVEDGRFIYRIGDQQGEAGLGSLVVCPPNTWFHRKTLEPLSFHFIHFTWNAEPSLEEIQLLSGALKITDIERLRSNYLYLRMLALEQDKTAMERKQHLVSDIWRLYELETNMPREIGLNGMLADVEMRTAAQLIIDNAFGPIDMKSLALSLQLTPVQLTRRFRAAYGMTPSEYTTRLRLDRASKLLLETELSIEKIAQLCGYENGFYLSRIFRSKRGMPPSQYRSMPRV; encoded by the coding sequence ATGAGTGGTGATGGAATGAGAAGTGACTTTGCGATCCGCCTAGTAACGCATCTATATTGGATTAAAAAAGAAGCGTTTGCTCTCGAACGGGATATCTACTCTTATTGGACGATATTTGCGGTGGAAGACGGCAGGTTTATTTACCGCATAGGAGATCAGCAGGGCGAAGCCGGACTTGGCAGCTTGGTGGTCTGCCCTCCGAACACCTGGTTTCATAGAAAAACCCTTGAACCTTTAAGCTTTCACTTTATACATTTCACATGGAATGCGGAGCCCTCTCTGGAAGAAATACAGTTGTTAAGTGGAGCTCTGAAAATCACCGACATCGAGCGGCTGCGTTCCAACTATCTCTACCTGCGGATGCTTGCATTGGAACAGGATAAAACCGCTATGGAGCGAAAACAACATCTGGTAAGCGATATATGGCGTTTATACGAACTGGAGACGAATATGCCCAGGGAAATAGGGTTAAATGGAATGCTGGCAGATGTGGAGATGCGAACGGCTGCCCAATTGATCATCGACAATGCATTTGGTCCCATCGATATGAAAAGTCTGGCGCTCTCGCTGCAGCTTACCCCGGTACAGTTGACCAGACGTTTCCGCGCAGCTTACGGAATGACTCCCTCTGAATATACGACCCGGCTCCGGCTGGACAGAGCCAGCAAATTGCTGTTGGAAACAGAGCTTAGCATCGAGAAAATTGCCCAGCTCTGCGGATATGAGAACGGCTTCTACTTAAGCCGCATCTTTCGGAGCAAACGGGGAATGCCTCCTTCACAATATCGCAGCATGCCTCGTGTCTAG
- a CDS encoding extracellular solute-binding protein, which translates to MKKLFGKTFGVFLASVLLIAALAACSSNGGNGAATNAGQENGSAQSSGTESLPKVTLNIVYPGDPQPDQDTVTAALEKKLAEDGINVKLKYQYIPWGDYYQKLPIMLATGNQVDIMWTDPGLLGTFAKSNSLASLDEPLSKYGQAIMDALDSKYWPPVTINGQKYGVPAGALGTTKGYYTATIRKDLREKYGLPEIKTMDDLLAYAEAVKKNNPEMIVFNEPPAQYQTGEVLQSTVSDGILFNFKTLKAVAKYDLPGTLEDARYLRMLYEKGYIDKDVMVGRDIRADFNSGKAAIGGGDVYEYNNYYRNISVPGAEVEFVKILLTDEPYMPTTTWNFQSIAATSKNIDRAVMFLNWIQENEDNYDMMTNGLKGTHFDIKDGKIVTPDGVDASTIGYAPPEWMWQNPKFLKPKATDAPDFMEQLLNFDKDTKLLSPIMGFNFDQTPVKTELAALSTIENKYKYGIAAGVLEPEKAIAQYSAELKKAGLDKVIEEYQQQVDAFLSAAKE; encoded by the coding sequence ATGAAAAAATTATTTGGTAAAACGTTTGGGGTTTTTCTGGCAAGTGTACTGCTGATAGCTGCTTTGGCCGCTTGCTCGTCCAATGGAGGAAATGGAGCGGCGACAAACGCTGGCCAAGAGAATGGATCAGCTCAAAGCAGCGGCACGGAGTCTTTGCCGAAAGTGACTCTGAACATCGTATATCCGGGTGATCCGCAGCCGGATCAGGATACGGTAACAGCGGCCTTGGAGAAGAAGCTGGCCGAGGACGGCATTAACGTGAAATTGAAGTATCAATACATTCCTTGGGGGGATTACTATCAAAAATTGCCGATTATGCTAGCCACGGGAAATCAAGTAGATATTATGTGGACGGATCCGGGACTTCTGGGCACGTTCGCCAAATCCAACTCGCTTGCCTCGCTGGATGAGCCTCTCTCCAAATATGGACAAGCCATCATGGATGCGCTTGACAGTAAATATTGGCCTCCGGTCACGATTAACGGTCAGAAGTACGGCGTGCCGGCAGGGGCGTTAGGTACGACCAAGGGCTACTATACGGCGACAATTCGCAAGGACTTGCGCGAAAAGTACGGCCTGCCTGAGATCAAGACCATGGATGATCTGTTAGCCTATGCCGAAGCGGTGAAGAAGAATAATCCGGAAATGATCGTATTTAACGAGCCGCCTGCCCAATACCAGACAGGGGAAGTGTTGCAAAGCACAGTTTCTGACGGCATTTTATTTAACTTCAAGACGTTGAAAGCGGTAGCTAAATACGACCTTCCGGGAACTTTGGAGGATGCGAGATATTTACGGATGCTTTATGAAAAAGGATATATCGATAAGGACGTCATGGTTGGTCGTGACATCCGGGCAGATTTCAACTCAGGAAAAGCAGCGATTGGCGGCGGGGATGTATATGAATATAACAACTATTATCGGAATATTTCCGTACCTGGAGCCGAGGTTGAGTTCGTAAAAATATTGTTGACCGATGAGCCTTATATGCCAACGACCACTTGGAACTTCCAAAGCATTGCCGCAACTTCGAAAAACATCGATAGAGCCGTTATGTTTCTGAACTGGATTCAGGAAAACGAAGATAATTACGATATGATGACCAATGGATTGAAGGGCACTCACTTTGACATTAAGGACGGCAAGATTGTTACTCCCGATGGAGTAGATGCATCGACGATTGGATATGCACCACCGGAGTGGATGTGGCAAAATCCGAAGTTCCTGAAGCCAAAGGCCACCGATGCTCCGGACTTTATGGAGCAATTGCTGAATTTCGATAAGGATACCAAACTGTTGAGTCCGATTATGGGCTTCAACTTCGATCAAACACCGGTTAAGACCGAGCTGGCTGCTCTTAGTACGATAGAGAATAAATACAAATACGGAATTGCAGCGGGCGTATTGGAGCCGGAAAAAGCGATTGCCCAATACAGCGCTGAGCTTAAAAAAGCCGGACTGGACAAGGTAATTGAGGAATATCAGCAGCAGGTCGATGCATTCCTGTCTGCCGCCAAGGAATAG
- a CDS encoding carbohydrate ABC transporter permease — protein MKTKSASDKIISAFAYIYMILFVIVAIIPFMTIISTSITDEQYIRANGFDIFPHEVTWAAYKYVLGRGSTILDAYQVTTFVTVVGTLFSMLITTMMAFALSRKEWKMAVPISFLVYFTMLFNGGLVPWYIITTKYLGLHDSLLALIIPYTINAFNLLVLRSFISGIDNSIFEAAKIDGANEFQLLFRIALPLALPGLATICLFYAISYWNDWWLGLMLINERELYPLQLLIRAITSNISYATSSGSNSSIAAASIPEEGVKMATTVLTIGPIILLYPFLQRYFVKGLTIGSVKG, from the coding sequence ATGAAAACCAAGTCTGCCAGTGATAAGATCATTTCCGCTTTTGCCTATATTTATATGATTTTGTTTGTTATCGTCGCTATTATTCCATTCATGACCATTATTTCTACATCGATTACAGATGAGCAATATATTCGTGCGAACGGCTTTGATATATTCCCGCATGAAGTAACCTGGGCGGCATACAAATATGTGCTTGGAAGAGGCTCCACCATTCTGGACGCTTACCAAGTCACGACTTTTGTTACGGTGGTTGGAACGCTGTTTAGCATGCTGATTACCACCATGATGGCATTCGCCTTGTCGAGAAAGGAATGGAAGATGGCGGTGCCAATCTCGTTTCTTGTCTATTTCACCATGCTGTTTAATGGCGGTCTTGTTCCATGGTACATCATAACGACGAAGTATCTGGGCTTGCACGATAGTTTGCTTGCTTTGATTATTCCTTACACCATTAACGCATTTAATCTTCTTGTGCTGAGAAGCTTCATATCTGGCATTGACAATTCAATCTTTGAAGCCGCGAAAATAGATGGAGCAAATGAATTTCAGCTATTATTCCGGATTGCATTACCGCTCGCATTGCCCGGGCTGGCCACTATCTGCCTGTTTTATGCCATCAGCTATTGGAATGATTGGTGGCTCGGGCTTATGCTGATCAACGAAAGGGAGCTTTACCCGCTGCAACTGCTCATTCGGGCGATTACTTCCAATATTTCTTACGCGACCTCAAGCGGATCCAATTCATCGATCGCAGCTGCATCTATTCCGGAGGAGGGCGTCAAGATGGCAACCACAGTTCTGACCATTGGGCCCATCATCTTGTTGTATCCGTTCCTGCAGCGCTATTTTGTCAAAGGTCTGACTATTGGAAGTGTAAAAGGCTGA
- a CDS encoding ABC transporter permease, which produces MRRALHVRFTDLVKNKFLYLLVLPGLIYFLLFSYLPMAGIVIAFKEYRMDLGIFGSPFNGLNNFKFLTVDTLSVLRVVFNTLFLNVLFIGIGTALAVITAVLINEIRLVWFKKISQSLVILPNFISWVIVAVFAYNFLNTDFGIVNNWLKNLGLEGVSWYNQAGYWPAILVLLYSWKSVGFNSIIYLAAITGIDQEQYESAALDGANKFRQIWHITIPGISKTIIILLLLAIGRIFYGDFGMIYGLVGDNSLLFSTTDVIDTYVFRALRTLNDVGMSSAIGLLQSVIGFLFVYTANAVVRKYDKDAALF; this is translated from the coding sequence ATGAGGAGAGCCCTGCATGTAAGGTTTACCGATTTAGTCAAAAACAAATTTCTATATTTGTTGGTGTTACCCGGATTAATCTACTTCCTGTTATTCAGTTATTTGCCCATGGCTGGTATTGTCATAGCTTTTAAGGAATACCGTATGGATCTGGGGATTTTCGGGAGCCCGTTTAATGGACTGAACAATTTTAAATTTCTAACCGTAGATACGCTTTCCGTACTGAGGGTTGTCTTCAACACTCTATTCCTAAATGTTTTATTCATTGGTATAGGTACTGCATTAGCCGTAATAACCGCAGTTCTGATTAATGAAATCCGGTTGGTCTGGTTCAAGAAAATATCCCAATCGCTCGTAATCCTCCCCAATTTTATTTCATGGGTGATTGTTGCTGTATTTGCGTACAACTTCCTGAATACGGATTTCGGCATCGTGAACAATTGGTTAAAGAACCTGGGCCTGGAAGGGGTCAGTTGGTACAACCAGGCCGGGTATTGGCCGGCCATCCTCGTGCTGCTGTACTCCTGGAAGTCGGTTGGCTTCAACAGCATTATTTACCTTGCCGCCATCACGGGAATTGATCAGGAGCAGTATGAATCTGCTGCACTTGATGGAGCGAACAAGTTCCGGCAGATCTGGCATATTACCATTCCCGGTATTTCCAAGACGATCATTATTTTGCTTCTGCTGGCTATAGGCCGGATCTTTTATGGCGACTTCGGCATGATCTATGGCTTGGTTGGCGATAACAGCCTGTTGTTCTCCACTACGGATGTCATTGATACTTACGTCTTCCGGGCGCTTCGAACCTTGAATGACGTAGGGATGTCCTCGGCCATCGGACTGCTACAATCCGTTATTGGCTTCCTGTTTGTCTATACGGCCAATGCCGTAGTGAGAAAGTATGACAAGGATGCCGCGCTGTTCTAA
- a CDS encoding helix-turn-helix domain-containing protein, which produces MKYIREKIHLRSLFVKFFFSFVVLLAAVTLTMTVLLYHAFSKSSTEQINEISQKRLEQSSSMFEFIIDQARLITLQLSVDNDIIRSINSREAAGDYYLNNASLRKINDLMLTNKNIYSITLYNGQSKTLIGTDRDKAHAEAATIEWLREAPVQSLGRAVPRKLSIEGATRSVQNVYTIFYYDKNLETNDITSAIIVNLTIDSFVNHQEDETKSNDGLMILDQEGHIVFGFEESGFLADISQRNYVQRIIEADQNESFTDKIDQTLSMVSSLYSEQLGWYFVSVIPYDTATAQISAIRQVAIITCLVLLVLAMGVSALLSGLLSSPLSRLARNTLRFQAYTGQLPEGKLSEMEILTRFYSNIATQFEQLEASSRKSRVSLKAEYLKELLHGVRNPEPEDIEEYKLHVDLLKSAALYVAVLKLDNIRELAERKEEIDHTISTVLYSFTEQFMLSRVLSEMVKVDHDIVLIFSGEEAALPDAVMSAMLELQQEVARTYGITVTIGIGRAALSAQEISDSYISAKEASLYRLVRGEGSIITYEDAISRLNNDFDYPNAKQKTLLEIIKAGREDKVEAAVADIFASLRLAPYHKIRLSVHHLLFSVITATSANPSVSTTSSNFIEMLGSLERKESLQQIEEWFVEFIGTTICRSKENKKQQKSDLAEKIAAFLEEQYGNPELSIEMVAERFHYNGIYFGRLFKELFNSLFLEYVTELRIRKANQYLKDSKLTVKEIGEKVGFLNSSYFVTWYKKHTGLAPTEYRKKH; this is translated from the coding sequence ATGAAGTATATCAGAGAGAAAATCCATTTGAGGTCGCTGTTTGTCAAGTTCTTTTTTTCTTTCGTTGTGCTGCTTGCCGCTGTTACCTTAACTATGACCGTCCTGCTGTACCATGCTTTCTCCAAGAGCTCAACGGAACAGATCAATGAAATCTCGCAAAAACGGCTGGAGCAAAGCTCAAGCATGTTCGAGTTCATCATCGATCAGGCCAGACTGATTACGCTGCAATTATCTGTGGATAATGACATTATAAGATCCATCAACAGCCGTGAAGCGGCGGGCGACTATTATCTGAATAATGCGTCCTTGAGAAAAATAAATGACCTGATGCTGACCAATAAAAATATTTATTCTATAACGTTATATAACGGACAAAGCAAAACGCTAATCGGGACGGATCGCGATAAAGCGCATGCCGAAGCCGCAACGATCGAGTGGCTGAGAGAGGCTCCCGTCCAGAGTCTGGGCCGCGCGGTTCCCCGCAAGCTGTCCATCGAGGGAGCGACGCGGTCTGTTCAGAACGTATATACCATTTTCTACTATGATAAAAATCTGGAAACCAATGATATTACTAGTGCTATTATAGTCAATTTGACCATAGACAGCTTTGTGAATCATCAAGAGGATGAGACGAAAAGCAACGATGGCCTTATGATCCTGGATCAGGAAGGTCATATCGTGTTTGGCTTCGAGGAGAGCGGGTTCCTTGCTGATATTTCCCAGCGGAATTACGTACAGCGTATTATAGAAGCAGATCAAAATGAAAGCTTTACAGATAAGATAGATCAGACCCTGTCCATGGTGTCTTCTCTTTATTCGGAGCAGCTTGGATGGTATTTTGTCTCTGTCATTCCATACGATACGGCTACGGCGCAGATCTCAGCAATTCGACAGGTGGCGATTATAACCTGCCTGGTGCTGCTTGTTCTGGCCATGGGTGTGTCTGCGCTTCTCAGCGGGCTGCTGTCTTCACCGCTATCCAGGCTTGCCCGCAATACGCTTCGCTTCCAGGCCTATACGGGGCAGCTGCCGGAAGGAAAACTTAGCGAAATGGAGATATTGACAAGATTTTATTCCAATATTGCTACACAATTTGAACAGTTGGAAGCTTCTAGCCGAAAATCGCGAGTATCACTAAAGGCTGAATACCTTAAGGAGCTGCTGCATGGGGTACGGAATCCGGAGCCGGAGGATATAGAGGAGTATAAGCTGCATGTCGATCTACTGAAAAGCGCCGCTTTGTATGTGGCTGTTCTGAAGCTGGATAACATTCGTGAACTGGCCGAACGGAAGGAAGAGATTGACCATACCATCAGCACGGTCCTGTATAGCTTCACCGAGCAGTTTATGCTGTCCCGCGTTCTCAGTGAAATGGTTAAGGTAGATCATGATATCGTGCTTATATTCAGCGGAGAAGAAGCGGCTCTGCCTGATGCCGTGATGAGCGCGATGCTGGAGCTTCAGCAGGAGGTTGCTCGCACTTATGGGATCACGGTAACCATCGGTATTGGACGTGCTGCTCTGAGCGCTCAAGAGATTAGCGACTCCTATATAAGTGCGAAAGAAGCTTCCCTTTACCGTCTTGTTCGTGGAGAGGGCAGCATTATTACTTACGAAGATGCGATATCACGGCTGAATAACGATTTTGACTATCCAAATGCCAAACAGAAAACACTTCTTGAGATCATCAAGGCAGGCAGGGAGGATAAGGTTGAAGCGGCTGTAGCAGACATTTTTGCTTCCTTACGACTCGCGCCATATCATAAGATACGGCTTTCGGTGCATCATTTATTATTTTCCGTGATTACAGCTACCTCTGCTAATCCCTCGGTTTCGACAACCTCCTCCAATTTTATTGAAATGCTGGGGAGCCTGGAGCGGAAGGAATCTTTGCAGCAAATCGAGGAGTGGTTTGTTGAGTTTATTGGGACGACCATTTGCCGCTCAAAGGAAAACAAAAAGCAGCAGAAGTCGGATTTAGCGGAGAAGATTGCCGCTTTTCTTGAGGAGCAGTATGGTAATCCCGAGCTATCTATTGAAATGGTAGCCGAACGATTTCACTACAACGGCATTTATTTCGGCAGGCTGTTCAAAGAATTGTTTAACAGTCTGTTTCTTGAGTATGTTACGGAGCTGCGAATTCGGAAGGCGAATCAATATTTGAAGGATTCCAAGCTAACGGTCAAGGAAATCGGGGAAAAAGTAGGGTTCCTGAATTCCTCCTATTTTGTAACCTGGTATAAAAAGCATACGGGTTTGGCTCCAACCGAATACCGGAAGAAACACTAG
- a CDS encoding DUF1861 family protein: MNLIERREHFEMNKSIYERAKLTFYGVEGYDVYNVSIPFQWKGREYIFGRMERRSEWARSWVRLFEKTGKDQWTLVPDSMIYPLEDPYICLIGDTLVMGGTHVRYQQNSVDTYFGYFYKGTEIYDLHYFTTGPEYMKDIRLVEMDGGRIGVFSRPRSEEIRRTFGSESMIGFTVINSLDELTMEVVENAPYIYGLFEQNEWGGCNQAYYLDSGNIGVIGHICYKTTEEDGGMKQVYMNFSFVLDVNHHVAMDQKIIGTRTCYPDGPAKKPELTDCAFSSGIVMREDGKCDLYSGIGDTEAGRIVIDYPFAGYGNIISK, encoded by the coding sequence ATGAATTTGATAGAGCGGCGAGAGCATTTTGAGATGAATAAGTCTATTTATGAAAGGGCAAAGCTTACATTTTATGGAGTAGAGGGCTACGATGTATATAATGTCTCGATTCCGTTCCAGTGGAAAGGGAGGGAATATATTTTCGGTCGAATGGAAAGACGCAGCGAATGGGCCCGCTCCTGGGTACGGCTGTTTGAAAAGACTGGCAAAGACCAATGGACGCTGGTCCCTGATTCTATGATCTATCCGTTGGAAGATCCGTATATCTGCCTAATCGGCGATACCTTGGTTATGGGCGGAACACATGTGCGTTACCAGCAAAACAGCGTCGATACGTATTTCGGATATTTTTACAAAGGTACGGAAATTTACGATTTGCATTATTTCACTACAGGACCCGAGTATATGAAGGATATACGTTTGGTTGAAATGGACGGGGGAAGGATTGGGGTATTCTCCAGACCACGGAGCGAGGAGATCCGCAGGACATTTGGCAGTGAATCGATGATCGGCTTCACCGTCATTAACAGTCTTGACGAGCTCACGATGGAGGTAGTCGAGAATGCACCTTACATCTATGGTTTATTTGAGCAAAATGAGTGGGGAGGCTGCAACCAGGCCTATTATTTAGACAGCGGGAATATTGGCGTCATTGGTCATATCTGTTACAAGACTACTGAGGAAGACGGCGGGATGAAGCAGGTCTATATGAATTTTTCATTTGTTCTGGATGTGAATCATCATGTTGCTATGGATCAGAAAATCATTGGCACCCGAACCTGCTATCCCGACGGTCCGGCCAAAAAGCCGGAATTGACGGACTGTGCCTTCTCTTCAGGCATCGTGATGCGCGAGGACGGAAAATGCGACCTGTATAGCGGCATAGGGGATACAGAGGCAGGAAGAATCGTGATTGACTACCCCTTTGCAGGTTACGGAAACATCATTTCAAAGTAA
- a CDS encoding helix-turn-helix domain-containing protein yields the protein MNIQIQKLTAEGGIDAESEGHYRDITGIENTSGPHTHDFFEFFVIIEGSAYHCINGKRELLNEGALVFMRPQDVHYYEQLPGTDCRLINLSFYEKTLLDLLAYLGPGFPKESFLSAAFPIVIQLSQQEKRLLQHRMEKLYRIPQHEKQWYRAELRALLAEVYSHYLMHSVIPGVSQKPAWFLDLCKEMKKPEHFIEGVPAMIRLSGKSHAHLCRMFKEWEHETPLQYLNRIKLQYAENLLLHSDWSILDISLEAGYGNLGHFYKSFKKLFGRTPQAHRKMHHTKLTPLV from the coding sequence ATGAACATTCAGATTCAGAAGCTGACCGCAGAGGGAGGAATTGACGCCGAGTCGGAGGGACATTACAGGGATATAACGGGGATTGAAAATACATCAGGCCCCCACACCCATGATTTTTTTGAATTTTTCGTCATCATTGAAGGATCGGCTTATCATTGCATTAATGGTAAAAGAGAACTGCTGAATGAAGGCGCGCTTGTGTTCATGCGTCCGCAGGATGTCCACTATTATGAACAATTGCCCGGCACCGATTGTCGGCTGATCAACCTGTCATTTTATGAAAAGACGCTGCTGGATTTGCTTGCCTATCTCGGTCCGGGATTTCCCAAGGAATCGTTCCTTAGTGCGGCTTTTCCTATCGTCATCCAGCTATCCCAGCAAGAAAAGCGGCTGTTACAGCATCGTATGGAAAAGCTCTATCGAATTCCCCAGCATGAGAAGCAGTGGTATCGGGCCGAGCTTCGAGCTCTTTTAGCAGAAGTATACAGTCATTATCTAATGCATTCCGTTATTCCAGGAGTTAGCCAAAAACCCGCATGGTTTCTCGATCTTTGCAAAGAAATGAAAAAGCCGGAGCACTTTATTGAAGGTGTCCCGGCGATGATCCGCTTATCCGGCAAATCTCACGCCCACTTATGCCGTATGTTCAAGGAATGGGAGCATGAGACGCCTCTGCAGTATTTGAACCGGATTAAACTGCAATATGCGGAAAATTTATTACTCCATTCCGACTGGAGCATACTGGATATCTCATTAGAGGCCGGGTATGGAAATCTGGGGCATTTTTATAAATCGTTTAAAAAGCTGTTCGGCAGAACGCCCCAAGCCCACCGAAAAATGCATCATACCAAGCTCACTCCATTGGTATGA